Genomic window (Musa acuminata AAA Group cultivar baxijiao chromosome BXJ1-9, Cavendish_Baxijiao_AAA, whole genome shotgun sequence):
CTGGGCGCTCACTCTGCCGGCTCTTGTCTTGCAGTAAGGTGGTGAGGCTGTCGATCGCGCGGGTGCTGACGGTCAACTCACAGAAGCAGAAGGCGGCGCTGAGGGAGGTatacaagaagaagaagcacatccCGCTGGACCTCCGGCCCAAGAAGACTCGCGCCATCCGCCGCCGCCTTACCAAGCATCAGGTAATGCTTGTTTCAAAGGAAAACCCTTATTTTTTAAGCTAGCTACATGATTTCTTTGGGAGATAGGCATTGCTTTGCTTATTGATATGGCCGATATGCATATTAGCATCCGCTCTTTATTGTTTGCTTCTGTATAATTGGTAATGTGGGTTCAGACGTGGTGCTCCAGTGTGTGCAACGTTTACCGATAGTCCATCCCATGAGTTTTACAAGCTTGCTGCTTATGGTGTGTGTATGGTTTTGTGTTTCGATGAGTAGTTGCATTTGTTCTTTTACCAATTTCCATTAGCATGTATGGTGTTTGAAAATGTGGATAATTTGTGTTGGGAAAAAGTGAAAGTAAGAGTGAATTAAGCTTTGGTGATTGTCCTTTTTGTTTACAAGAGGCTAATTTAATAAGAGGCATGGGCTCCATTTTTAACTCTTGAGACAACCAGATAAAACGGGATGAGCAACTGTAGCTTATTTCTTTCCATTTAAGTTTCCCCACTCCCCTCTCCTTCCATTCGATATATTTgaattcttttctcttttgctTGTTGGGTCTCATGTTGGCCGAACAGAGCAAATGGCTTATCCTTTTTTATTCCCATATGTGGCTTCGAATTATGGCTATATCAGGACCTAGGATGATGGTAGAACATAGGTTTCTTGAAAAGGACAAAGAATAGACCAGAACAAAACCTGATGTAACTCAAACCTAGCTTAATCTGGGCTCAAAGAACACCAAACTTAATATGGTACTGTATCAAAATATGTTTTTTCAGAATTCGGAGACTAATACCATATGTCTGCTCTGCCATTGTGTTAATTTGTATGATGTGTATATTTTACTTCGATGGTGACTTTTTAAATGTATTATTGCCATTGTTATTGGTCACACCATAGTGAGGGTAGCAATAAGTGAGATTCCACATGGATGTTGCATCCAAATCTTGATGTTGAGGGGAGCCTCGCGTTCCAATACATGAGAATTGAGAAAGATGTTGGGATAACATGTACATTCATAACGTTATGTGACTGCTAAAGAGAGTCATGTCCATTTGGGTACAGTGGTTGCCTTTCCAAGAATGTATCTTTTCCAGAGTAATATGTAGGTTTCAAATCCAAGTGTTTGTAAAGAGGATCTTTCTTTTGGTCTTGAGAAGTAACTAGGTCTGGCTGATACCTGCAAGTCACTTATGCGGCGCAACCAAGAACAGTGAGATGCTGTGTAAAATAATAGAGTGACCAGTGCATCGTACCTCTTCTGCTGCATGTTGAGGAGATTGACTTTCTAGCGATAGAAAGTCGGATGACTAAAAGTTTTTTTCGCATTATacattgttttccttttaatatattATCTTGACGTTTGTAATAAAGAGCTAATTTAAAAGCGAGACTTTATGAGGCCGAAGCAAGAACGCTTAGAGACTCTATAAAGAATGGAGGGCTTATCTATTCTGCTGCTTATTGTGAGATTGTTTTTCTAGGATTAGCAAGTTCGATGACCAAAAAGATGTTTTTTTGGATAACCTCTTATAGTGCCTTACTTCCGTTGAACCATAAGCTCAGTTAAGTAGTAAAATGGAGATCTGTGGACATGCTGGTTTTATTGTTAAATTTACAGCAGATATTGTAGGTTCTAAAATGCAAAAGAACAAGTTGTATTCAAACTCTTTTGTAGTCATTCATTGACTCGGCGTTTCACTAGTAATTTCATGAATATTGCATTTATCTCATGTCATACATATATAATTACATTGGATATATATGCCACACTTTTATGTTTCTGTAATGCTAATATAGATGATTCTCTAGATAATAGTGTGACATTCCATGATAGAACATTCATAATCAATAGTTTGACGGCTACCATATAAATCTGTTCTTCCATCTTGCTGGTTTGTATTGATGGAAATGTTGGTTCATTCTGGATGCAGGAGTCCTTGAAGACAGAACgacagaagaagaaagagatgtaCTTCCCAACTAGGAAGTATGCAATCAAAGCTTAGACGAAGATAGGGTCTCTCCTAAACCAAGCTCTTCTTTTCCAGCTGTGGTTTTATTAGTTTATCCACTAGAGACTACATTTTAGAGAGTTCTGAACTTGCAAACATTGAGTTTCCATCTGGAATATGAGCTATGTTCTTGACACGTGAAATATGTTAATGTCCTGGTGCTTCATTGTCAATGTCAATGTCAATGTTATGCCAGTGTGGCACTTGTAGTATTTTCTCGTCTCACTCTGTTGAGAATGTTGGATAGCTGCTGTTTGCTGTTTCGTCGTGCTTCCAGGTGAACCCCAGTCACCTTATCGGTGGCCTGTCCAATGATTCACTTGTCTATGGGCTCTTCATGACTTGAAGATGAACACGAAGAGATGCACTACGGTTTGAAGAGGATCACCGAGGCTGCCTTGACATCCACCACCAATCATAGCAAGCGCCTAAACTTTCAACTGTCTTTGTCAATTCAAAACTAACTTAGTATTGcatattgatttatttataaGGGATTTGATGGATGTATTAATAAGATTTTCTGAGTAGGAGATACTACTAAGACCCACAGGACTCTGCTTCACTATTGAGCTTAAGCTTCCAGTTCATGAACAAGTGAGGAACGGTGATATTATTGATTGTGATTGCTTCCTTGATACCTCAATTCATGCCGGCAATTCGAAGATGGTATGTACAATCAATCTTCTTGGTCATTCTTCGCCCTGATTTATTTAAGAACTTTTTGATaattgtttaaaataaaaaaaaagtatcttCTTTCAATTGCA
Coding sequences:
- the LOC135592413 gene encoding large ribosomal subunit protein uL29-like, which produces MARIKVHELRGKSRTELHNQLKDLKNELSLLRVAKVTGGAPNKLSKIKVVRLSIARVLTVNSQKQKAALREVYKKKKHIPLDLRPKKTRAIRRRLTKHQESLKTERQKKKEMYFPTRKYAIKA